TGCAGCAAAACAGGTTGAAGAATATTTAGATCCCGCGAAAGGTACGATTAAAATTGGCTTTCCAACAAGCTTGGCAAGCTATGTCCTACCAACGGTTATTTCAGCCTTCAAACGACAATATCCAGATTTACAATTTCAGCTTCGTCAGGGCTCCTACCGTTTTTTAATTGATGCTGTCAAAAATCGGGAGTTAAACTTAGCCTTTTTAGGCCCTCTTCCCCCGAAAGACGAATCCATTCAATCAACAATTTTATTTACGGAGAATATCGCTGCATTACTGCCAGCCAACCATCCATTAGCGAAGAAGGAAAGCATCCAATTGGCCGAATTACGAAATGACTTATTTGTACTGTTTCCAGATGGCTATATTTTACATAAGGTGGCGATGGATGCCTGTCGTGCTGCTGGTTTTCTGCCGAATGTTATTTCAGAGGGTGAGGATTTAGATGCATTAAAGGGACTTGTTGCAGCAGGTATTGGGGTTAGCCTACTACCTGAAAGCTCTCTTTACGACTCAGCTGCTCGCTTCACTGTAAAGGTGCCTATTCAATCACCTACGATTCCCAGAACAGTCGGCATTATTTCACCTATTAACCGTGAGATAGCACCATCAGAAAAAATATTTTTAGATTTTGTCACAAACTTTTTTTCACGTCTATCTCAATTCCAATAAAAAAATCGCCAGTGCTGGCGATTTTTTTATTGCTTCGTATTTGCTACCCGTCCCTCTGCTGCTTGTTCACCAATCCATTGTAATGTCTTTGAGCCTAAACCTCCTGCACGCCATAAAACCACATTATTGTAGTTTTTCTTACGCACATAGGAGACCCATTTTTCAAGTGTTTCCTGATCAGCATACCAGACTTCATGCTTCATATTTTGATCATCTAAATAACTAAAATAGGCTGCACCACTTGCTTTATCTCGCTGCTTTACCGCTTGCGTTTTAGTCAATAATTCCTCTGCCTCAATCTCCGTTATCGCAACCGTCTTCCCTTGATTAACCCATTTAAAGCCGCCAGTAGCAAAGGCAATTGCTAGATTCTGATTGGATTTTTCAATCTTTTTCATTAAATCATCTAAAAATGAAAAAGTCGCCTTTGCGCCTGGACCACTATGATAGCCATAAACATTATAGGCCATCACCGTATATTTCGGTCCATCTGGTAGCTTTACATCGAATGGAAATCGTGGCTCTAAAACAACATGTAAGGTAACATCCTTTTTTAACAGCTGCTGATAGAGCTCCTCTAGGAAAAGTACATACGCCGGAATGTCCTCTTTTGCAACCTTCTCATAATCAATTTCAATACCCTTCAAATTGTACTGCTCGACTATTTGCATAATATTATCGATGTGTTTCTGTCTAGTTGACGCATCTTGTAGTAAACGATGTAATAGCGTACTATCCTTCTGAACAGATGGGGCATTATCTGTAACATAATCATTAATTAATGTAAGCATCACATGATGTGTTTCGTTAAATTGCTGCTGTGTTTGTTTCAACATTTCTATTGCATCTTCAGTAAATAATAATTGATCTTTACTATTAAAATAGGCACCAAAAACGCGAATATCTTGTAAGCCCTGCTGTGAATTTTTCACATCTTCAAATGCTGACTTTTTTTGCCACTCAGGCAACCAAATGGATAATTGTAGCTTGTTCTTATCCTTCAGCTCCTCCTTTGCCTCAGCAGGTGCTTCTTTGCTATTATTACAAGCCGTGATGATTAATAGGACTATACAGATAAACAACAAAAAGTTTTTCACTTGAATCTAATTTCCCCCCGTTTTAGAAGGTTTCAATAAAGAAGTCAACTACATGATTAAATATTGTCACTGTTTTATACTTTACTTTATCGAAATTCGTATATTGGTTAGTAAAAATTGTTTGATCATTCTTATCTGAAATTAATATATCTTCGATCAATGTATCATATATATCGTCCGCATATTGTTCATGGGTGGTATCCTTCTTGCTGAACAACGCACCAAATCCGATTTGAGTGCCTTGGATTGCTGGATTTACTTCAATTGTTTTGGACAATTCCTTATCAATATCTATTTTTATTTTATCTTTATTTACTGTAATATTAAATACTCTTTTTTTTGTAAGATTTCTTGGATATTCTTCCTCATCTATTCTAGAGCCCCTTTGCGTATCCTGATAGGAGTAGACAGTTGCTTTATTAAATGCATACTCCTCTTCATTCCATTTTATTTTATTTAATGGGAAACGTTCCTTCTCAATAACACCAGCTCCTGCTGATTTTTCAGAAACAACAATTTCATTATCTACAAGGGCTACACGAATATAGCTATTATTTTTTTCGTCATAATTTAAATAGATAGACTGTTGTCCAACAACATTTCCTTTAAAAGCAAAGTTAACAGTATATTGTTCTGGCAATGCTTTCTTTAATAGTACTCGACCTTCACTAGATGGGGGTGAAGTGATGGTCATCTCATTGTTTTTAAATTGTACAGCACCATTTACAATAGACCATTTCTTGGCTAACTCTTGATCGCCTACTTCAAATTCTACATTTTGCTTACTTGCCTGACGAATTTTCATCATCACATGGTTGGTAGACCAATAAGGAGATACCTGCAGCCGACTTAAATTGTAAAGATCAGCATCAGCATTATTATAGGCTCCCTGCTCGCGATTGAAATGCATACTAAAAGTTTCCTTAATTTGCTTATCATTCACGCTTTGTACTAACGGCTCCATATTATTATAGAGTGAATTTGCGTGCATAATGGCATAGGCTCTAGGAACTTCTCCTAACTCCTCTTTATAAATATCATGCATCGATTTATAATCATTTTTAATTCGTGCTTCCATTTCCTTACGTGTTTCACTTGGGATCATGTATGGATTACGAATAAAATCCATTAAATAGTGATTATAATATTCAATCGTTGTTTTATTCGGCACATCATTTTCATCAATCATTCCTAATGACTGTCCTTTATCATTATAAATATTAATATATGTCAATCTATAGCCATTAGATCCCAATTCCCAATACCCGCTTTTTTCCATTAATAACAAGTCTTTTGGCTTCAAAAATTTATTATCACGCGTATCCATTTTATTCGCATACGTAAACATCGTCGCTTTATAATTTAGATTTTCCATGATATTTTGAGCAAAGATACTGGAATCCGTACGACCATCTTCGAATGATAAATATAACGATTTTTCTGGAAGTGGTTTATTTTTTTCATAAAAATCTAGAACATCCTGCTGAGTAATTGTTTTATAGCCCTGTCTTTCGAGCAATGCTAATTGTTCTTTTAAATTTTTCTTCGAAACATATTTAGGAGAGTCACCTCTGCTCACACCAAAATACGATAAGGCGATAAATCCATCTTTATTTTCTAATGGAACCTTTTCCTCTACCCTTTTTTCTGTTAAAAATACGACACGTATTAAAACAGCTGCTAAAAATAGAACAACGATTAATTGTGCTATCGAGCGGATGATTTTCCTTCGATTCTTTTTAGCTGGATTTAACACAACATTCTTTTTACTCATTCCTTCTCACCCATTTTTCTATTTTTTAGAATCGAAAATCGGGATTTTCGTAATTTTTGCTTTTCCAATTTCTTTTCCTTCGCTATGACATCCTGGGGTGTTTCTCTTGTACCCCATGTAGATTTCCAAAAAGTAACCCATGCAACTGGCATTTGCCATAGTAAAATAAATTCATAGAAAAGGACAAAGATAAAGCCAAATGCCCACAATTTACTCCGTCTAAAGAAAAGATGGGCCAAACTCATCAGCATGGCCATTAATAGTAGACCCATTAAAAATGTGGTTGGGAAAATACCATGCATTATTGGCACATACATTAAATTGTAGACAACTACAATAGGAGCTGCTATCGGCACAATTAAACCGATAACAAAAAACAGAAACATAAAGGGTTCCTTTTTCCACATAAATAAAAATGCTCGTAGTGATTCACGTAGCCATGACCGTTTCCACCTCATTTGCTGCGATAAAAAAACCTTTGACTCTGATGGAACAATCGTAGAGCATACGGCATTATCCTGATAGCCCGTGCGATGTGTTTTTAATATATAGTTCGTCATACTTCGGTCATCACCAAAGGTTGCAGGCTGCCCAAGAAATTTTTGATTTAGCCACGCAGTCTCGTTCTTCAAAATAAGCTCTTTTCGGTAACATGCTAACGGTCCAGATAAGCATGTTACCGTATCAAACCAAGATTCAGCAGCCTTCATTATACGGAAGGCAATATAATAACGAACTGTCTGTAATTTCGTTAATGCATTGGTGAATTTATTTTCAACCTCTGTACGCCCAGCTACACCACCCATTTGTGGATCCTGGAAAGGCTGCACTAAATTTCTAATGGCATGAGGTTCTAAAAAGCTATCTGAGTCCACGAAAACGACTAAATCATGCTTGGCAAGATGTACACCAGCCACTAATGCCTCCCTTTTCCCACCATTTTGAGGTAGCTTATGGAAGCTTAAGCGATCCTCTGTTTTAAAGCGTCCACCCTCACTATGAATCAGCTCAATCATTTCCTTGGCCTTTTCCTCAGTCCTATCAGTTGAGTAGTCATCTACAACAATAACTTCCAGCTTATCTACAGGATAATACTGATTTATACAGCTTAAAATGGTGCGGTGAATCCACTCCTCTTCATTAAAAACGGGAATTATAATTGAAACACCCGGTTCGTAATTAGGATTTATCGGAACATTTCTATAGAAAATTCCAAATATATATCTGCTTAGTAGAAATGTTGCCGCAATAATACTATATAAATATAGAAACTTATTAAATCTAAAGTAAATGACACTCTCTGCCCGCATCAGCATGACGATAAGCGAAACTATCAATAGAAATAGACTTGCTACAAATATTGAAAGTCCCCAGCGCTTTTTTGTCATATAATCGTTTAATGGCTCCAAAAATTCACAGGCATAATAGTACCTTACTTCACCATCTACCTCTTTCATATAGGAGCGTACTACTTTTGCTTTCAGATTTACTTTAGATTCATAGCCCTCTGGCATTGCTCCACCAGGAATAGTGAAATTCATTTTAATAATTTCATCCATTAATAAGTTGTTCGGACTTACTGAATAAATGAGAATACCTGTAACAGAAATATCCTCTGCAAAATGCTTTTCATTCATTACTTTTTTTCTTGCTCTTTTAATTTGTACTTCGAAATTAGTTTCGTAACGGAGACTTAGAAGCTGTAACCGATATATTTCATTGACATCTGTAGGGTCGATTTCCTCAGTTTGATAGGAAGCACCTCGTCGATTAACAAGACTTCGTATATTTTCTGGGTCAGGAATATTTGATAGTATTCGCCGATCAGAACGCGGTATCGTTAAGACCTCTTTTTTCTTATTCATGATTATCAATTCACTTTCTTATTCGAATCTTCTTCAATCCAAGTAGACATCTTTGAAAAGCTATACCCTTCTTTTTGAAGCTTTTCAATTATTGATGGTAATACTTCTACTGTTTTTGTCCCATCTAAAATATGCATAACAATTACCTTTCCTGGAGCAGCTCTGCTTATAACACGATTGTAAATATCCTGAGCTGATAACTCTAAATTCCAGTCAAAAGAAGCAATATCATACATGGCAATAGAAGTAACACCTGTAGCAGCAATAATTTTTGCAGATTCTTCATTAATAACACCTTTATTTGGTCTAAAATATAGTAAAGGCTTTTCCTGTAACGCATATGTTAATGCCTTATGCGCCATTACCACATCCTCCTGTAATTCTTCAGGAGTCATGGTCGTAACATCGAGGTGATTGTAGGAGTGGCTTGCAACCTCATGACCTCTATTTACTATTAATCGTGCCAATTGAGGATCCTTCTCCACACCCTTTCCTATTAAAAAGAAGGTTGATTTTACATTGTACTTATCAAGAATATCTAAAATCTCTTTAATTCTTTCCTCACTTGCCCAATCATCAAAGGATAAAGAAATTTCTTTTTTTGTTGTATTTTTGCGATAGAATATAGTAGGTTTAACATTTTGATAATCTGGATTTATTTTAATAGCATCATAGCCCTCAATTTCTTCTAAAGGTTTGGCAATATATTGTTCATCTAACACTTCCGTTAATGTGGTAAAGACATATCCTTTTTCCTTTCCGTATTGGGACAAAAGAGGAATCACATCAATAACCGCTGGATTAATATACGTATTTAAATGAATAATCGATCCACTATTAATAAAACGATGAATATAATCCATTATCTCCTCTGCACTTTGCATATTACGATCTTTAGGATTAATAGAAGATTCAACGACACCCTTCATATTTAGTGTTTTTGTTGCTAAACGCATATTATCCGTTGAGTCACCAGAGCGACTACGAACATACTTTGGTGAATACCCTAATTGTTCTTTAAATACTTCATTTGCTAAGAAAATTTCCTTATAGGTTTCCTCATAGCTTAAATCTGCCATTTCGGGAAACGTTAATGTTCCATTCTCTACTTCATGTCCTCTTGCTAAGATATCTTTTACTAAATCAGGATCCTGTGCTATTCGCATACCTTCCACAAAAAAAGTTGCCTTCATATTGGACTGATCTAAAGCCTTTAAAAGCTTTTGCATTGTCTCAATATCTGCAAGCCCGTTAAAGGTAATTGCAACCTTTTGGTCAAGTATGCTGGCATGACTATAAACTGTGCTCATTGTCCCATCATGCTCTTTAATCTCAATCGTGGAGTCGACAGGTTTGACCTGATGATCTTCATTAGAAGTTTGACATCCAGTTAACAATAAAATGAATAGTAGACTACATATTTTTAGTTGTCTCATGTCTACAAAATTCCCCTTACAGTTTGTAATATTCTTGATTTTTAAATAAAAAATGGGTATTTCTTGTGTCGAAAATTAAAGCAGCCTGTTGATCTATTAAGGTATAATCAATATTTTTATGATTTGTTAAAATTAATATTGCATCTGCTTTTTGGATTAAAGTCTCAGTTAACAGCACCGTATTAAAAACTTCCTCTTTTATCGTAAATGATTCAATAAACGGATCAACTATCTTCAACTTACACTGCGCTCTCTTTAGCTCACCAATCACCTGTAATGCGGGTGATTCCCGAAAATCGTTAATATTTGGCTTATAGGCAACACCGATTACGACAATCTCTGCTTCATTTAGCTTTTTGTTCTGAGCTACTAAATAATTATTCAATCTATCAACTACAAAACTAGGCATTGAATCATTAATTTTATCAGCAGCCTCAATTAAAGTTGCCGGAATGCCATGCTGTTGGCTAGCCCACGATAAATATTTAGGGTCCACCGGTATACAATGACCACCGACACCAGGACCAGGTGTAAAGGGCATAAATCCATAAGGCTTTGTCGAAGCTGCTTCAATGACCTCCCAAACATCAATATCCATTTTATGGCAAATTCGACTTAATTCATTGACAAGTGCAATATTTATTTGACGAAATGTATTTTCTAATAACTTCTCCATTTCAGCTATCTTCGGACTTGTGACAGAAAATACATTTGTATTAAGCGCAGTTTCATAAAAGAGCTTCGAAACCTCCAAGCACGCTTCTGTTATACCGCCTACTACTTTCGGTGTATTTGAAACTGAAAAATTTACATTTCCAGGATCGACACGTTCAGGTGAATAAGCTAAAAATATATCCTGCCCTATGACAAAATTGCTTTTTTCTAGAATTGGTTGAACAATTTGTTCTGTAGTACCTGGATAGGTCGTGCTTTCAAGAATAATCAGTGTATTGCTAGAAAGATTTTGTTGAATGGCTATAGTGGCTTCTTCAATATATGAAATATTTGGTGCTCCATCGGCGGTTGTTGGCGTTGGTACGCAAATAACAATGACATCAGCATGTGAAAGTTTAGAAAAATCATTTGTAGGGACAAATCCATCCTCACTCACAGCCTTGTGAATGACTGAGCTTGGCAAATCCACAATATAGCTTTGACCAGCCTTTAATTTGTCAATTTTTCTATAATCCTTATCAAAACCTATTACCCGAAAATCCTTATTAGTGATTTCTAGTGCTAGTGGTAGCCCTACATAGCCCAGTCCAATAACGCCAATTATAGCCTTTTTCGTTGTAATTTTTTTTGATAAAGCTAACTTTGGTGATTCTGTTTTGATCTCCATTAAAAATTACTCCTTTATCTATTTTTGACTATTTTTAACATTTTTCTATCTAACTAGAAATGAAGTTACGAATGACTCTGCACTTCATTGCTAAGTATTAGACCATCATTTCACGCACTCTAAATTCCTTAGTTAAAATAGATCACTCAACTCTAAATTTTTAGATAAACAATTTCACAACATGTATATAGTACTAAACGCAACTAAACAATTCCTAAACATTTTAAATCAGAAAAGAAAAAGGAACTATTTATTTATAAAAAATAAAAGAATCACCATTTTATAATCCTTTAGAACTATTCACTTTTCGATAATTTCAATACAGCTATCAAGTTGACTAAAGTTATCCAAAATCTGTTGTAAAAAAATTTAGAGTTTTTGTTAGGAGTTTTTTA
This genomic stretch from Lysinibacillus pakistanensis harbors:
- a CDS encoding nucleotide sugar dehydrogenase; amino-acid sequence: MEIKTESPKLALSKKITTKKAIIGVIGLGYVGLPLALEITNKDFRVIGFDKDYRKIDKLKAGQSYIVDLPSSVIHKAVSEDGFVPTNDFSKLSHADVIVICVPTPTTADGAPNISYIEEATIAIQQNLSSNTLIILESTTYPGTTEQIVQPILEKSNFVIGQDIFLAYSPERVDPGNVNFSVSNTPKVVGGITEACLEVSKLFYETALNTNVFSVTSPKIAEMEKLLENTFRQINIALVNELSRICHKMDIDVWEVIEAASTKPYGFMPFTPGPGVGGHCIPVDPKYLSWASQQHGIPATLIEAADKINDSMPSFVVDRLNNYLVAQNKKLNEAEIVVIGVAYKPNINDFRESPALQVIGELKRAQCKLKIVDPFIESFTIKEEVFNTVLLTETLIQKADAILILTNHKNIDYTLIDQQAALIFDTRNTHFLFKNQEYYKL
- a CDS encoding glycosyltransferase family 2 protein; its protein translation is MNKKKEVLTIPRSDRRILSNIPDPENIRSLVNRRGASYQTEEIDPTDVNEIYRLQLLSLRYETNFEVQIKRARKKVMNEKHFAEDISVTGILIYSVSPNNLLMDEIIKMNFTIPGGAMPEGYESKVNLKAKVVRSYMKEVDGEVRYYYACEFLEPLNDYMTKKRWGLSIFVASLFLLIVSLIVMLMRAESVIYFRFNKFLYLYSIIAATFLLSRYIFGIFYRNVPINPNYEPGVSIIIPVFNEEEWIHRTILSCINQYYPVDKLEVIVVDDYSTDRTEEKAKEMIELIHSEGGRFKTEDRLSFHKLPQNGGKREALVAGVHLAKHDLVVFVDSDSFLEPHAIRNLVQPFQDPQMGGVAGRTEVENKFTNALTKLQTVRYYIAFRIMKAAESWFDTVTCLSGPLACYRKELILKNETAWLNQKFLGQPATFGDDRSMTNYILKTHRTGYQDNAVCSTIVPSESKVFLSQQMRWKRSWLRESLRAFLFMWKKEPFMFLFFVIGLIVPIAAPIVVVYNLMYVPIMHGIFPTTFLMGLLLMAMLMSLAHLFFRRSKLWAFGFIFVLFYEFILLWQMPVAWVTFWKSTWGTRETPQDVIAKEKKLEKQKLRKSRFSILKNRKMGEKE
- a CDS encoding polysaccharide deacetylase family protein, which translates into the protein MSKKNVVLNPAKKNRRKIIRSIAQLIVVLFLAAVLIRVVFLTEKRVEEKVPLENKDGFIALSYFGVSRGDSPKYVSKKNLKEQLALLERQGYKTITQQDVLDFYEKNKPLPEKSLYLSFEDGRTDSSIFAQNIMENLNYKATMFTYANKMDTRDNKFLKPKDLLLMEKSGYWELGSNGYRLTYINIYNDKGQSLGMIDENDVPNKTTIEYYNHYLMDFIRNPYMIPSETRKEMEARIKNDYKSMHDIYKEELGEVPRAYAIMHANSLYNNMEPLVQSVNDKQIKETFSMHFNREQGAYNNADADLYNLSRLQVSPYWSTNHVMMKIRQASKQNVEFEVGDQELAKKWSIVNGAVQFKNNEMTITSPPSSEGRVLLKKALPEQYTVNFAFKGNVVGQQSIYLNYDEKNNSYIRVALVDNEIVVSEKSAGAGVIEKERFPLNKIKWNEEEYAFNKATVYSYQDTQRGSRIDEEEYPRNLTKKRVFNITVNKDKIKIDIDKELSKTIEVNPAIQGTQIGFGALFSKKDTTHEQYADDIYDTLIEDILISDKNDQTIFTNQYTNFDKVKYKTVTIFNHVVDFFIETF
- a CDS encoding glycosyl hydrolase family 18 protein; protein product: MKNFLLFICIVLLIITACNNSKEAPAEAKEELKDKNKLQLSIWLPEWQKKSAFEDVKNSQQGLQDIRVFGAYFNSKDQLLFTEDAIEMLKQTQQQFNETHHVMLTLINDYVTDNAPSVQKDSTLLHRLLQDASTRQKHIDNIMQIVEQYNLKGIEIDYEKVAKEDIPAYVLFLEELYQQLLKKDVTLHVVLEPRFPFDVKLPDGPKYTVMAYNVYGYHSGPGAKATFSFLDDLMKKIEKSNQNLAIAFATGGFKWVNQGKTVAITEIEAEELLTKTQAVKQRDKASGAAYFSYLDDQNMKHEVWYADQETLEKWVSYVRKKNYNNVVLWRAGGLGSKTLQWIGEQAAEGRVANTKQ
- a CDS encoding polysaccharide deacetylase family protein, producing MRQLKICSLLFILLLTGCQTSNEDHQVKPVDSTIEIKEHDGTMSTVYSHASILDQKVAITFNGLADIETMQKLLKALDQSNMKATFFVEGMRIAQDPDLVKDILARGHEVENGTLTFPEMADLSYEETYKEIFLANEVFKEQLGYSPKYVRSRSGDSTDNMRLATKTLNMKGVVESSINPKDRNMQSAEEIMDYIHRFINSGSIIHLNTYINPAVIDVIPLLSQYGKEKGYVFTTLTEVLDEQYIAKPLEEIEGYDAIKINPDYQNVKPTIFYRKNTTKKEISLSFDDWASEERIKEILDILDKYNVKSTFFLIGKGVEKDPQLARLIVNRGHEVASHSYNHLDVTTMTPEELQEDVVMAHKALTYALQEKPLLYFRPNKGVINEESAKIIAATGVTSIAMYDIASFDWNLELSAQDIYNRVISRAAPGKVIVMHILDGTKTVEVLPSIIEKLQKEGYSFSKMSTWIEEDSNKKVN
- a CDS encoding LysR family transcriptional regulator, whose translation is MELRQLRYFVEVAEREHISEAAEYLHVAQSAISRQIANLEDELGTPLFERVGRNVKLTPIGKIFLEHTITALKAIDFAAKQVEEYLDPAKGTIKIGFPTSLASYVLPTVISAFKRQYPDLQFQLRQGSYRFLIDAVKNRELNLAFLGPLPPKDESIQSTILFTENIAALLPANHPLAKKESIQLAELRNDLFVLFPDGYILHKVAMDACRAAGFLPNVISEGEDLDALKGLVAAGIGVSLLPESSLYDSAARFTVKVPIQSPTIPRTVGIISPINREIAPSEKIFLDFVTNFFSRLSQFQ